In a single window of the Micromonospora inositola genome:
- a CDS encoding C39 family peptidase, with product MRTDLIRKTALTAAGLAATAAGIAGPAIAAHAAPAEKATAQVHTDRKQTDRKHSERELNVRYAAQPNFYYCGPAATRNALSVQGKDINVDAMAKEMGTTEAGTNSVNDITPVLNKETGKDVYHSVEIRDAKADDKQTDKLRTDIVATVDDGRAVVANIAGTAVDTDGTVHSFEGGHYISVVGYRDGGHTVTIADSADPNMASYRISVDNLADWIATRGYTAS from the coding sequence ATGCGTACCGATCTGATCCGTAAGACCGCTCTGACCGCTGCCGGCCTCGCCGCCACCGCCGCCGGCATCGCCGGCCCGGCCATCGCCGCCCACGCCGCCCCCGCCGAGAAGGCCACGGCGCAGGTGCACACCGACCGCAAGCAGACCGACCGCAAGCACAGCGAGCGGGAACTCAACGTCCGCTACGCCGCGCAGCCGAACTTCTACTACTGCGGCCCCGCCGCCACCCGCAACGCCCTGTCCGTGCAGGGCAAGGACATCAACGTCGACGCCATGGCCAAGGAAATGGGCACCACCGAGGCCGGCACCAACAGCGTCAACGACATCACCCCGGTCCTGAACAAGGAAACCGGTAAGGACGTCTACCACAGCGTCGAAATCCGCGACGCCAAGGCCGACGACAAGCAGACCGACAAGCTGCGCACCGACATCGTCGCCACCGTCGACGACGGCCGGGCCGTGGTCGCCAACATCGCCGGCACCGCCGTCGACACCGACGGCACCGTCCACTCCTTCGAAGGCGGGCACTACATCAGCGTCGTGGGCTACCGCGACGGCGGCCACACCGTCACCATCGCCGACTCCGCCGACCCGAACATGGCCTCCTACCGCATCAGCGTCGACAACCTCGCCGACTGGATCGCCACCCGCGGCTACACCGCCTCCTGA
- a CDS encoding VOC family protein, translating into MIHHVLLACPPGSEAASRAFYVGLLGMTEKPKPPPLAARGGCWFTGYDAELHLGVEADFRPARKAHPALLRPDLDDLAARLAAAGHPVTWGDDEVPGMRRFHTHDPHGNRLEFLAPIAG; encoded by the coding sequence ATGATCCATCACGTCCTGCTCGCCTGCCCACCCGGCTCCGAGGCCGCGTCCCGGGCGTTCTACGTCGGCCTGCTCGGCATGACCGAGAAGCCCAAGCCACCGCCCCTCGCCGCCCGCGGTGGCTGCTGGTTCACCGGGTACGACGCCGAACTGCACCTCGGCGTCGAAGCGGACTTCCGCCCGGCCCGCAAGGCGCACCCGGCCCTGCTCCGCCCCGACCTCGACGACCTCGCCGCCCGGCTGGCCGCGGCCGGCCACCCGGTCACCTGGGGCGACGACGAGGTCCCCGGCATGCGCCGCTTCCACACCCACGACCCGCACGGCAACCGCCTGGAGTTCCTCGCCCCGATCGCCGGCTGA
- a CDS encoding GNAT family N-acetyltransferase: protein MPALIPPTERVRASFLAAMAEFRAEGRGDRQDHTMVGSEIREHGAGWHTAPGFARYVAELRAQELEETPRAEGWVPCTTLWWTDGDEYLGRLAIRHRLTPFLREAGGHIGYDVRAGARRRGHATAMLRAALPVTHALGIDPALVTCDVDNVASRRVIERNGGLLEDERAGMLRFWVPTAHS from the coding sequence ATGCCCGCGTTGATCCCACCCACCGAACGGGTGCGCGCCAGCTTCCTCGCCGCCATGGCCGAGTTCCGCGCGGAGGGACGCGGCGACCGGCAGGACCACACCATGGTCGGCAGCGAGATCCGGGAGCACGGCGCCGGGTGGCACACCGCGCCGGGGTTCGCCCGGTACGTCGCCGAGCTGCGCGCGCAGGAGCTGGAGGAGACGCCCCGGGCGGAGGGCTGGGTGCCCTGCACGACGCTCTGGTGGACCGACGGCGACGAGTACCTCGGCCGGCTCGCCATCCGGCACCGGCTCACCCCGTTCCTGCGCGAGGCGGGCGGCCACATCGGCTACGACGTACGCGCCGGCGCCCGCCGGCGGGGCCACGCCACCGCCATGCTGCGCGCGGCGCTGCCGGTGACCCACGCGCTCGGCATCGACCCGGCGCTGGTCACCTGCGATGTGGACAATGTGGCCTCGCGGCGGGTCATCGAGCGCAACGGCGGTCTGCTGGAGGACGAGCGGGCGGGCATGCTCAGGTTCTGGGTGCCGACGGCTCACTCGTGA
- a CDS encoding ArsC/Spx/MgsR family protein, translating into MEIWHNPACSKCAGARATLDEARVPYRLRAYLEQPPSAAELTEVLRRLGARAWDICRTGEPAAVALGMVDWPRDDADEPRWIAAMVAHPELIQRPILLFDDGGALVGRTPEVLDEAVRRVARDGG; encoded by the coding sequence ATGGAGATCTGGCACAACCCGGCCTGCTCGAAGTGCGCCGGCGCGCGGGCGACCCTCGACGAGGCGCGCGTGCCGTACCGGCTGCGGGCGTACCTGGAGCAGCCGCCGAGCGCGGCCGAGCTGACCGAGGTGCTGCGCCGGCTCGGTGCCCGGGCGTGGGACATCTGCCGCACCGGGGAGCCGGCCGCGGTCGCCCTGGGCATGGTCGACTGGCCGCGCGACGACGCCGACGAACCCCGGTGGATCGCCGCCATGGTGGCCCACCCGGAGCTGATCCAGCGCCCGATCCTGCTGTTCGACGACGGCGGCGCGCTGGTCGGTCGTACGCCGGAAGTGCTCGACGAGGCGGTGCGGCGCGTGGCCCGCGACGGCGGGTGA
- a CDS encoding alpha/beta hydrolase has protein sequence MALPFYQTPFVLSPPPAPAERHGRVDLHLPADDDGPCPAVVLVHGGPLPPGAPDPRDWLVYLGYGALLAEQGVVAAVVSHRLHTLADYPVAAGDVAEAVDLIRADPRVDPDRLVLWFFSGGGLLLADWLRERPAWLRGVAATYPLLTPLPGWEVDARFRPIDALDATDVPPIVLTRAGLDRPEILAGTEAFTAAAARRGTPVRLVEVPDGRHGFDALDQTDQSRAAVLTARDAILEMLKAL, from the coding sequence GTGGCCCTCCCCTTCTACCAGACCCCGTTCGTCCTGTCCCCACCCCCGGCGCCGGCCGAGCGGCACGGCCGGGTGGATCTGCACCTGCCGGCCGACGACGATGGTCCCTGTCCGGCCGTTGTCCTGGTGCACGGCGGCCCGCTCCCGCCCGGCGCCCCCGACCCCCGGGACTGGCTGGTCTACCTCGGCTACGGCGCCCTCCTCGCCGAGCAGGGCGTGGTGGCCGCCGTGGTCAGCCACCGCCTGCACACCCTGGCGGACTACCCCGTGGCGGCCGGCGACGTCGCGGAAGCGGTCGACCTGATCCGGGCGGATCCGCGGGTGGACCCCGACCGGCTCGTGCTCTGGTTCTTCTCCGGTGGGGGCCTGCTGCTGGCGGACTGGCTCCGCGAGCGACCGGCGTGGTTGCGTGGTGTGGCCGCGACCTACCCGCTGCTCACTCCGCTGCCGGGCTGGGAGGTCGACGCCCGGTTCCGACCAATCGACGCGCTCGACGCCACCGACGTCCCGCCCATCGTGCTGACCAGGGCGGGCCTGGACCGGCCGGAGATCCTGGCCGGCACCGAGGCGTTCACCGCCGCCGCGGCCCGACGCGGGACCCCCGTGCGGCTGGTGGAGGTGCCGGACGGCCGGCACGGCTTTGACGCGCTCGACCAGACCGACCAGTCCCGGGCTGCGGTACTTACCGCCCGCGACGCGATCCTCGAAATGCTGAAGGCGCTGTAG
- a CDS encoding DedA family protein, with protein sequence MVDVQQWLSALPPGVVYLIVAGVIGVESMGVPLPGEIVLVSSALLAAAGVVEPQWVATAAAAGAIVGDSIGYAVGRRGGRPLLARLGRRFPRHLGPAQLARAEQTFARHGVWAVFFGRFVALLRILAGPLAGALHVPYRRFLLANAAGGLVWAFGTTYLLFTVGRAAEHWLKDLSWAGLVLAILAGLASTWWLRRRAHRLDPAELADEAEPVRAGSER encoded by the coding sequence GTGGTCGACGTACAGCAGTGGCTATCCGCGCTGCCCCCGGGCGTGGTCTACCTGATCGTCGCCGGGGTGATCGGCGTGGAGAGCATGGGCGTTCCGCTGCCCGGCGAGATCGTCCTGGTCAGCTCCGCCCTGCTCGCCGCCGCCGGGGTGGTCGAGCCCCAGTGGGTGGCCACCGCCGCGGCGGCCGGCGCCATCGTCGGCGACTCGATCGGGTACGCGGTGGGCCGACGCGGCGGCCGCCCGCTGCTCGCCCGGCTGGGTCGGCGCTTCCCCCGACATCTCGGCCCCGCGCAGCTCGCCCGCGCCGAGCAGACTTTCGCCCGGCACGGCGTCTGGGCGGTCTTCTTCGGCCGCTTCGTGGCGCTGCTGCGGATCCTCGCCGGGCCGCTGGCGGGCGCGCTGCACGTGCCGTACCGCCGGTTCCTGCTGGCGAACGCGGCCGGCGGCCTGGTCTGGGCCTTCGGCACCACCTACCTGCTCTTCACCGTGGGTCGAGCGGCCGAGCACTGGCTCAAGGACCTCTCCTGGGCCGGCCTGGTGCTCGCGATCCTCGCCGGGCTCGCGAGCACCTGGTGGTTGCGCCGCCGGGCCCACCGGCTCGACCCGGCGGAGCTGGCCGACGAGGCCGAGCCGGTCCGAGCCGGCAGCGAGCGCTGA